The genomic segment AACGATAATAAAATCCGCTCGGCTGCTTACCACCCCGGTCTCCGAAATCCACCTCTGAACGGCGCGGTTCCAGATGGCCGATAATATCTTCGTATTTCTTTTTCAGTTTTTCCCAGCCGGGACGCAGTTCCGACTTCTTGCGATAGGCCGCAATCTGTAAGGCCCAGCCTTCCGGCCCCAAAAGCGGCGGAACGGACGGGTCCTCGGGCTCTGGTTCGGGCGCCGGCACGACCACCGCCACCGGTTCGGGTTTTTCCTCCACCAGGCGAGCAACCGTCATGTTTTTGGTCAGGCTGTCATCCTTGAAACTTTCATAGCCGGGTTCCTCCAGGTCCTTCTTAGCAGAAACCGACCGGCGCAAAACCTGGTCAAAACGTTTCTCCGCCGGCATATTGGCGAGCACCCGGTAATAATTCAGATTGTCATCGGTCAACTCCGGGCCGCTATCAATGGATAACAGCCGCGCCGCCATCATCTCATTACCGGCCAGCGCATAAGCCATCGCCAGATTTTGACGATGCGTAGCATCGGCGCCCTTATGCTGGGCGGCCTGTTTGAGGATCCGGATCGCCTCATCATGGCGGGACTGCAACGCCAGGGAAAGGCCATAATTATTCAACAGTTTCAGGTTATCGGGATCAATCTCCAGACCATCCCTGTAGACTTCCAGCGCCGCCTGTTTATGCCCCTGCAGTTCCAGGGCCAACGCCAGGTGACTGATGGCATCCCCGTCGGCAGGCGCAAGCCGGACAGCTTTGTTCAACACCGGCACTGCCATGGTCGGGCGGCTCAGTGCCAGATAAACCTTGCCCAGACCTTTCAAGGCCTCGATATTTTCCTCATTACGATCCACCGCCTTCTGGAAGGCTTCCAGCGCATCGGGATATTGCCCCACCGCGCTCAGGGACTGTCCAAGCCCCACCAGAGGCTCGGACGAAAACGGATGCCATTTATGGGCCCGACGAAACAACGGAATGGCCGCGTTATGGTCCCCTTGCGCCACCATCTCCCGCGCCAGATTGAGAAAACTATTGTCTTCGCGGCTTGAAATTTCATGGGAGACCCGGGCAACACCAGGAGACATCTGCGCAGAAGGACCGGCCCCAGCAGAGGAAGGCGCCTCACCGCCCGTCGTCGTGCAGGCCGCCACCATCAAGGGGACCGCCACCGTTGTCATCAGACGGATCAGCCCGCGGGATTTCCCCGAGCGGGTGTTCAAAGTTCGTTCTGCAGGTGCCTTCATGGTCTTTATCCTCAGTTTCCGGCCGCAATATGCAGCCCTGTCATTGCCGCCTCATTCGGCCAGGCAGGAACAGTTCTTTTTATCCAGATCACAACAATGCTGCTCAAAATACATTTCCAACGCTTCCATCAAAACTTCCTGGCAGCTTTTACGGGAATGTGCCGTATACAGCCGAAGTCTCAAGTGGCTCTCCTTGTCCATGCGCAGGGTCATGGCAATACGTTTTCCTCCAGAGTCTTCTCCAGACTCTGGATCCGGCTTCGCCGCCATGGGACGGCCCTGGCCGGTCAGCGAACGGGCCTTCGGGGCCGGCTGGCCGGAACGTCCGCCAGGTGTGCGCTCCCGAGATCTTTGTTTTTTGCGTGGTTGGTTCTTTGTTTCAGCAGCCGTCCCACCCGCTTTTTCCGGAACCGTTTCCTGTTGAAAACTTTCCGGTGTGGAGGCTTCTTGTGCCGTTTCAGAAGGGACCATAGGCACATCCTGCGCCGGCGCAACATCGGCTACCGGGTCGGCAGCCACATATCCTGTGCCAAACCGGTCTATTGCCGGAACAGAAAGTTTTGGCGTTGCCAGGGAGGGGGCGGCGTGCCCTTTGCGGGCCAATAGTGAACTCGTTAACCTAGCCTCTTTTTTCATTGTGCTCTCTTCCTGCCTTACACTTCTTTACCGGAATTTTCTCAGTTCTGGATCTGGCGCCGACCAAATCCCTGAGATGATGCGGGCATGCGACGCTGCTGGGCGGTGCTCTGGAAAACAGTGCGGCGGAAATTTTTCTCCAGCCGGTCGCTGATATATTCCCACAGATCGGCAACTTCCTGGGCCGATTTAGAGGCCGGGTTGACTTCCATGACCGTACGGCCATCAATCATGCTGGAGGCATAATCGGTGCGCTGATGCAACGTCACAGGGGCCACCGTGCCGTGCTGGGACAAAGCAATGGCCGCATCGCTGGTGATTCTGGCGCGAGGGGTTGCCCCGTTGACGACGAACATGAAGGGTTTGTCGGTGCGGTCTGCCAACTCAACCGTGGCCCCCGCGGCCCGCAGGTCATGGGGACTGGGACGGGTGGGGATAACAATCAGATCGGAAACCGCAATCACACTCTGGATCGCCAGCGTGATGGCAGGCGGCGTATCAATAATCGCCAGTTTGAAACCCTGGGAACGTAACTCGTCCAGGTCCGTAATCAAGCGGGAAACATTGGTTTGGGCAAAAGCGGGCGTCGGAGCCTCGCGTTCATTCCACCATTCTGTCAGG from the Luteithermobacter gelatinilyticus genome contains:
- a CDS encoding SPOR domain-containing protein; protein product: MKAPAERTLNTRSGKSRGLIRLMTTVAVPLMVAACTTTGGEAPSSAGAGPSAQMSPGVARVSHEISSREDNSFLNLAREMVAQGDHNAAIPLFRRAHKWHPFSSEPLVGLGQSLSAVGQYPDALEAFQKAVDRNEENIEALKGLGKVYLALSRPTMAVPVLNKAVRLAPADGDAISHLALALELQGHKQAALEVYRDGLEIDPDNLKLLNNYGLSLALQSRHDEAIRILKQAAQHKGADATHRQNLAMAYALAGNEMMAARLLSIDSGPELTDDNLNYYRVLANMPAEKRFDQVLRRSVSAKKDLEEPGYESFKDDSLTKNMTVARLVEEKPEPVAVVVPAPEPEPEDPSVPPLLGPEGWALQIAAYRKKSELRPGWEKLKKKYEDIIGHLEPRRSEVDFGDRGGKQPSGFYYRLNAGPLTSYEEANEACRKIRERGTDCWVRPPEKSEGKIPETDLEKAKPFRVLDQNDMVKETPQQQPSADPYEIPDQDAGEKPQKEVIDAETSATVTASPEDREKARAIVWKLFRDSGIPEQDQQTAEASPETVHSDAAVEPALEEEDPQGAPTEEGGPEEDDSEE
- a CDS encoding ParA family protein, coding for MRVLAFTSQKGGSGKTTLSGHIAVQAELAGEGPVVLVDTDPQGSLTEWWNEREAPTPAFAQTNVSRLITDLDELRSQGFKLAIIDTPPAITLAIQSVIAVSDLIVIPTRPSPHDLRAAGATVELADRTDKPFMFVVNGATPRARITSDAAIALSQHGTVAPVTLHQRTDYASSMIDGRTVMEVNPASKSAQEVADLWEYISDRLEKNFRRTVFQSTAQQRRMPASSQGFGRRQIQN